The genomic interval GACAGGGGCGCACAACAGGCCCGGAAGGATCGAGACGAAGGCCAGCGTCCAGGTGTCCTGGGCGAAGCCCATCGGGATAGTCAGGGCCGCCATCCCCAGCAGCAGCAGGATCGGCGAAACTGGACGGTGCATGGCCCCGTAGACCAGTCCGCCGACCACCGATGCGGCGCACCAAAAGAGGAACACAATGCCGATTTCGCCCTGGTGCCCGCCTGTTTCCAGGGCAGCAACAATGCCAACGTCCGTGCCGCTGAGCACCATGCCGGTTCCAGCTGCCACTGCGAATACGGCCGCTACAGTGGCCGTGAGCCAGGCGAAGTTGTGGGCCACCTTGCCGCGCAGCCCCGCCGGCCCGCTGCGGGTGCGTTCTGCCCCTGCCGGGACGAGGTCTGCCGCTGCTTCCTGGAGGTGTGCCGGTGCGGCGGAAACCACAGCCACTTCCGCGGCGTGGCGCTGGTCTGCCTGGCACTCCTCAGTCTGCGTGGCACTTCGGGTAGGCGGGTTAAACCACATGAGGAACAATCCGGCCAGTGACGTGGAAACGCCCACCACGGTGAGTCCCAGAACGGTGAAGCCGCTGGTGGCCACAACAGCTCCGGCGGCAGGCCCGATCATAAACACCATCTCCGTGGCGATCGAGTCCAGCGCAAAAGCGGTCCGCCGCTGGTCGCCGTCCGCGAGGACGCCCAGGGACTGGCGGATCACACTGAAGATCGGCAACGTCAGCAGGCCGCCGACGAACACCAGCGGAAGCAGCCACTGGTAGGACACGTGAGGCACCACGGACCAGATGAGGGCCTCTGACACGACAGACGGAATCAGCGCCCGGCGCAGGCCAACAGTGTCCACGCGCCGGCCGCGCCATGGTGCGCCAACGGCAATGCCGATGGTCATTACAGCCGCTGCGGCACCGGCCGCTGCGTAGCCCTGGTCCAGGGTCAGCACGATGTGCAGGGTCAGCAGCATACCTGCCGCCGAGTGGGGGATGCGGGCGATCATGCCGACCAGCAGCAGCCGCCGGATGGGCCGGTGGGCCAGCAGCTCCCGGTAAAGAGCGAAGTTCACGGAAAATCCTTTGGGTCTGCCCGCGGCAGCCCGGGATCTCCGCGCCAACCGTCAGCTATTGTGCTGCGCGCCGCAACTTGATTTCGATCGAGTCAACACGCTCTCCAAACAATACATTCCGGGACCATGCCTGTTGGAGGCCGGACACCAGGTCCTGGACTGCCGGAGCGTCCAACCCATCCTCAAGGTGGAGCAGCACCTGGAGTTCCGGCCCGGCACCGCCCCCGGAGAGCCTGGCACCCGTACCGGAGAGGACAGCGACGCCGGAACCCGGGAGGAGGGCAAGCTTGCGTACCGCAGGGAAGGCGGCCGTTGCCTCAGCCATCTCGGCTGCCAACGCCGCATCTGTGTAGGAAGGGATCCACTCCCGCTGTTGGGCCAGCGCCCAGACGGCGGGCCGCCGGACCACGAACGTGACCTCCGAGCCCGGATCGAGCACCAGCAACTCGGCACCCTCGGCCACGGCTGAGAGTGCGGCCCTGGCGGCGTACACCGCGACCGGCCGGGCTTCTGGGTGCCAGGCAGCCAAGGCATTCGCCGAGCTGAAGGCCGGCATGGCCGTCCGGCCGTCGGCGGCCTTCAGGGTGACCATCGCCATGTCCGCCTGCTTGTCCGCGGCCAGGCCGTCGACGCCGGCCGCTTCCTCGCCGAGCTGGGCGATGATCGGGATAAAGACCCGGGCGGTGGCCAGCGAGGCCACCACAGCCGCTTCGTCGCCGTTGCCGTCAACCAGGGCCGCGACGGCGGCGAGGTAGCCGGCGTCGGCCGTTCCGTCGTCGTCCTCGAAGTTGTGGATCCTGGCGTCGTCCCCGGCGAGGCTCCGGCCTTCCCACGGCTGGCCGGCCGAGTCAGTACGGCCGCCCGCGCCCGCCAAAGCCGCCGCAATATGTCCCGGCAGATGGCGCGGCGGCGGCGATTCCGCTGCCGGATCGGCGTTGTGCGTGCTGTCCACGGAAACTGCCTAGCGGCGTCCGGCGACGTCGAGGGCTTCGGGGAGTGTGAAGGCACCGGCGTACAGCGCCTTGCCAACAATCGCGCCTTCCACACCCAGCGGCACCAGGGAGCGCAGCACTTTCAAGTCGTCCAGGCTGGAGATGCCGCCGGAGGCGACCACCGGTTTGCCGGTCTTCTCCACCATCTGGCGCAGGAGTTCAACGTTGGGACCCTGCAGTGTGCCGTCTTTTGTAACGTCAGTGACAACGTACCGGGAGCACCCGGCTTCTTCGAGCCGGCCCAGGACCTCCCAGAGGTCGCCGCCTTCTTTGGTCCAGCCGCGGCCTGCCAGCGTGGTTCCGCGGACATCGAGGCCGACGGCGATCCTGTCGCCAAAGCGGTCGATGGCACTGCGGGTCCACTCGGGGTTTTCCAGCGCCGCTGTGCCGAGGTTGACGCGGGCAACGCCGAGGGCCAGCGCCGCCTCGAGGGATTCGTCGTCCCGGAGTCCGCCGGACAGCTCCACCTTGATGTCGAGCCGGCCCACCACTTCACGGAGCAGCTCAGCGTTCGAGCCCCGGCCGAACGCGGCGTCAAGGTCCACCAGATGTACCCATTCGGCGCCCTGCTCCTGCCAGTTGAGGGCTGCCTCCAATGGCGTGCCGTAGCTCGTCTCGCTACCGGCCTCCCCCTGGACCAGCCGCACGGCCTGTCCGTTTACGACGTCGACGGCGGGCAGCAGTTCAAGAACCGGCAGATCGGTTGCGGTGGTCATCTCAAATCCTCTTGGGTGTTGGGTTGCTCGTGGAGGCGGAACTGGTGAATGCGTGGGGCTAGGTTCCAGGAAGCGTCAGCAGGTAGGCGGCCAGCAGCGCCATGCCGGCCAGGATGTAGAAGCCCACCTGGGTCCACAGCGGTTTGTGCTGCTGCCTGAAGGACAGGGCGCCGCCCACCAGGATGCCAGCCAGGCCCATCAGGACAATCGACCACATCTAGGCGGCCTCCGTGGCAGCTGGCTTGCGAAGGCCGTCTACCCAGTTGCGCAGCAGCCGTGCACCGGCGTCGCCGGATTTTTCGGGGTGGAACTGGGTAGCGCAGAGCGGTCCGTTTTCCACAGCGGCGATAAAGCG from Pseudarthrobacter sp. SSS035 carries:
- a CDS encoding MFS transporter; the protein is MNFALYRELLAHRPIRRLLLVGMIARIPHSAAGMLLTLHIVLTLDQGYAAAGAAAAVMTIGIAVGAPWRGRRVDTVGLRRALIPSVVSEALIWSVVPHVSYQWLLPLVFVGGLLTLPIFSVIRQSLGVLADGDQRRTAFALDSIATEMVFMIGPAAGAVVATSGFTVLGLTVVGVSTSLAGLFLMWFNPPTRSATQTEECQADQRHAAEVAVVSAAPAHLQEAAADLVPAGAERTRSGPAGLRGKVAHNFAWLTATVAAVFAVAAGTGMVLSGTDVGIVAALETGGHQGEIGIVFLFWCAASVVGGLVYGAMHRPVSPILLLLGMAALTIPMGFAQDTWTLAFVSILPGLLCAPVLSAASEHVADLVAEDRRGEAMGWYGSALTAGVALGAPLAGIFIDGVGPSGGFVSVGVAGVLFCLVGLLLQAHRRRRAAV
- a CDS encoding SseB family protein, with protein sequence MDSTHNADPAAESPPPRHLPGHIAAALAGAGGRTDSAGQPWEGRSLAGDDARIHNFEDDDGTADAGYLAAVAALVDGNGDEAAVVASLATARVFIPIIAQLGEEAAGVDGLAADKQADMAMVTLKAADGRTAMPAFSSANALAAWHPEARPVAVYAARAALSAVAEGAELLVLDPGSEVTFVVRRPAVWALAQQREWIPSYTDAALAAEMAEATAAFPAVRKLALLPGSGVAVLSGTGARLSGGGAGPELQVLLHLEDGLDAPAVQDLVSGLQQAWSRNVLFGERVDSIEIKLRRAAQ
- the priA gene encoding bifunctional 1-(5-phosphoribosyl)-5-((5-phosphoribosylamino)methylideneamino)imidazole-4-carboxamide isomerase/phosphoribosylanthranilate isomerase PriA — translated: MTTATDLPVLELLPAVDVVNGQAVRLVQGEAGSETSYGTPLEAALNWQEQGAEWVHLVDLDAAFGRGSNAELLREVVGRLDIKVELSGGLRDDESLEAALALGVARVNLGTAALENPEWTRSAIDRFGDRIAVGLDVRGTTLAGRGWTKEGGDLWEVLGRLEEAGCSRYVVTDVTKDGTLQGPNVELLRQMVEKTGKPVVASGGISSLDDLKVLRSLVPLGVEGAIVGKALYAGAFTLPEALDVAGRR